One region of Salvia miltiorrhiza cultivar Shanhuang (shh) chromosome 3, IMPLAD_Smil_shh, whole genome shotgun sequence genomic DNA includes:
- the LOC131018934 gene encoding uncharacterized mitochondrial protein AtMg00810-like, with the protein MTNKFKMSMMGEMNFFLGLQVKQTEEEILINQSKYTKELINKFRAQHMKTVKIPMNTNWKVDPGSEGKSVSPTKYREIIGSLFYLTASRPDISFAVGVCARYQSNPKEAHMDAARRILRYLKGIPNVGLWYPSDDNLKLSGYSDSDFAECKIDRKSISGTCQFLGNKLIS; encoded by the coding sequence ATGACCAACAAATTCAAGATGTctatgatgggagaaatgaatttctttctaggaTTACAAGTGAAGCAAACTGAAGAAGAAATACTGATTAATCAGTCAAAATACACCAAGGAACTGATCAACAAGTTCAGAGCTCAACATATGAAGACTGTGAAAATTCCCATGAATACAAATTGGAAAGTGGATCCAGGATCCGAAGGGAAATCAGTATCTCCAACAAAGTATAGAGAAATCATTGGTTCTCTATTCTATCTGACTGCAAGCCGACCAGACATCTCATTTGCAGTTGGAGTCTGTGCAAGGTATCAGTCtaatccaaaggaagctcacatGGATGCAGCAAGAAGAATACTTCGATACCTCAAAGGCATACCAAATGTAGGATTATGGTATCCCTCTGACGACAACTTGAAGCTATCAGGATATTCCGATTCAGATTTTGCAgaatgcaaaattgatcgcaagtCAATTTCCGGCACATGTCAATTTTTGGGCAACAAATTGATATCATGA